The proteins below are encoded in one region of Apium graveolens cultivar Ventura chromosome 4, ASM990537v1, whole genome shotgun sequence:
- the LOC141718155 gene encoding zinc-finger homeodomain protein 11-like, whose amino-acid sequence MDITNTNNSTTTSIKTPEAESETPTRIQAPKPIHTNGLLKRHNPLIQPSLHPPPPQLSPVFGYRDCLKNHAAHMGGHALDGCGEFIPCPASNPADPTSLRCAACGCHRNFHRRDPDLHHQRVMAEFHSQNRHQPPPPPPPPQAESPNSPSPPPISSSYYPTSAPHMLLALSSGPQPVAHHTPSPVPHSSSRKRFRTKFTHHQKEKMLEFAGKVGWKIQKRDEGAIAEFCNEIGIERGVLKVWMHNNKSTLGRNESHGNKKSNNGNSSSGSEDKKIREENAGADAANGNGSSTSS is encoded by the coding sequence ATGGACATAACTAATACTAACAACTCTACTACTACAAGTATCAAAACTCCTGAAGCTGAATCCGAAACTCCGACCCGGATCCAAGCTCCTAAACCCATTCACACTAATGGGTTGCTTAAACGCCACAATCCACTCATCCAACCATCATTACACCCACCACCACCACAGCTTTCACCAGTTTTTGGATACAGAGACTGTCTCAAAAACCATGCCGCTCATATGGGCGGTCATGCTTTAGATGGATGTGGCGAGTTCATACCTTGTCCTGCTTCAAACCCTGCTGACCCCACCTCACTTAGATGCGCCGCTTGTGGCTGCCACCGTAACTTCCACCGCCGTGATCCTGATCTTCACCACCAACGAGTCATGGCGGAGTTTCATTCACAGAACCGTCATCAACCACcgccaccaccaccaccaccacaaGCTGAAAGCCCAAACTCCCCATCTCCCCCACCGATCTCATCCTCTTACTACCCTACCTCTGCCCCACACATGCTTCTCGCTCTCAGCTCCGGTCCCCAGCCCGTGGCCCACCACACACCCTCCCCGGTCCCGCACTCGAGCTCCCGGAAGAGGTTTAGAACCAAATTCACTCATCACCAGAAGGAGAAAATGCTGGAGTTTGCTGGAAAGGTTGGGTGGAAAATTCAGAAGCGAGACGAAGGCGCAATTGCAGAGTTCTGTAATGAGATCGGGATAGAGAGAGGTGTTCTCAAAGTATGGATGCATAACAACAAAAGCACTCTCGGGAGGAATGAGAGTCATGgcaacaagaagagcaacaatGGAAATAGCAGCAGTGGAAGTGAGGACAAGAAGATTCGCGAGGAGAATGCTGGTGCTGATGCTGCTAATGGGAATGGATCTTCGACTTCgtcttaa